From Ignatzschineria sp. RMDPL8A, a single genomic window includes:
- the dusA gene encoding tRNA dihydrouridine(20/20a) synthase DusA yields the protein MTETRPHTTYSVTHPYPKFSVAPMLDWTDRHCRYFYRVMSKHALLYSEMVTTGAIIHGDRDRHLYFEEEGPVALQLGGSDPADLKESAKIGEGYGYSEINLNCGCPSDRVQKGRFGACLMTEPELVAECYSAMADAVSVPVTIKARIGIDDEESFEFLDQFIQTISAAGCTTFILHARKAWLSGLSPKENRDIPPLNYERVYAMKEKYPELTIAINGGIPDLDASKVHLNHVDGVMLGRAVYHDPYMMASVDREIFADDHEILSRFEVLLAMKDYINRHLEKGGRLNHIARHMLGLFHGIPRSRIFRRYVSEHIHLEGASFNTLMDAYKAMESA from the coding sequence ATGACCGAAACACGCCCCCATACTACTTATTCTGTGACTCACCCCTATCCGAAATTTAGCGTTGCGCCGATGCTCGATTGGACCGATCGTCATTGCCGTTATTTTTATCGGGTGATGAGTAAACACGCGCTCCTCTATTCTGAAATGGTCACGACCGGCGCGATTATTCACGGGGATCGGGATCGCCATCTCTATTTTGAAGAGGAAGGCCCGGTAGCGCTCCAATTAGGGGGCTCAGATCCCGCTGATCTCAAAGAATCGGCGAAAATTGGGGAGGGGTATGGTTATAGTGAAATTAATCTTAACTGTGGCTGTCCGTCAGATCGTGTGCAAAAAGGACGTTTCGGGGCTTGTTTAATGACTGAGCCTGAGCTCGTTGCAGAATGTTATAGTGCGATGGCGGATGCCGTTTCGGTGCCGGTAACGATTAAAGCGCGGATCGGCATTGATGATGAGGAGTCCTTTGAGTTTCTCGATCAATTTATTCAAACAATTTCAGCCGCCGGTTGCACAACATTTATTTTGCATGCGCGTAAAGCGTGGCTTTCGGGATTGTCGCCGAAGGAAAATCGCGATATTCCGCCGTTAAATTATGAGCGCGTCTATGCGATGAAAGAAAAATATCCTGAGCTCACAATTGCGATTAATGGTGGGATTCCCGATTTAGATGCGTCTAAAGTGCACCTTAATCATGTTGATGGGGTGATGCTTGGCCGTGCGGTCTATCATGATCCTTATATGATGGCGTCGGTGGATCGTGAGATTTTTGCCGATGATCATGAGATCTTAAGCCGATTTGAGGTTTTGCTGGCGATGAAGGATTATATTAATCGTCACCTAGAAAAAGGCGGTCGGCTCAATCATATCGCGCGCCATATGCTCGGGCTGTTCCATGGTATTCCGCGGAGCCGTATTTTCCGCCGTTACGTCAGTGAGCATATCCATTTAGAGGGAGCCTCTTTTAACACGCTAATGGATGCTTATAAAGCGATGGAGTCCGCATAA
- the rpoD gene encoding RNA polymerase sigma factor RpoD, with translation MSNQPNIKKQQEQIKKLIAHGKDQGYLTYAEVNDHLPKEIVDPEQVENIIGMIADMGIPVHEETPDEDTLMLSESVDSDDDAVEEAAEVLANIDNEEIGRTTDPVRMYMREMGTVDLLTREEEKAIAIRIEDGLREALSSLALYLPASYHLINTYEETVKNEGRLTDIATGFIDPSFFLEDEEKDDEEVEVVDNGDGPDPELFAEKVKELKKTVDKIAKLKGNEDKLKEIGALRGELRDQFLEFQLSPKIQEEMYALLHDCIERIRPKERRIMHICVNLAKMPRREFLKVFPRHEADKAVFEEDLFKRKAKYVEGLLEHKDRIYDYQERLKQIEEETDLTIYEIKEINRQISIGEAKARRAKREMIEANLRLVISIAKKYTNRGLQFLDLIQEGNIGLMKAVDKFEYRRGYKFSTYATWWIRQAITRSIADQARTIRIPVHMIETINKLNRISRQLLQELGRDPTPEEIAKEMGEPEDRVRKVLKIAREPVSMETPVGDDEDSSLGDFIEDVYAVSPIDSATDEGLNAATRDVLSTLTAREAKVLRMRFGIDMNTDHTLEEVGKQFDVTRERIRQIEAKALRKLRHPNRSESLRSFLETD, from the coding sequence ATGAGTAATCAGCCAAATATTAAAAAGCAGCAGGAGCAGATCAAGAAATTGATCGCACATGGTAAGGACCAAGGTTACCTGACCTATGCTGAGGTGAATGACCATCTCCCTAAAGAGATTGTTGATCCTGAACAGGTCGAAAACATTATTGGCATGATCGCCGATATGGGAATTCCCGTTCATGAAGAAACACCAGACGAAGATACCTTAATGCTGAGTGAGTCGGTAGATTCCGACGACGATGCGGTAGAAGAAGCGGCTGAAGTGCTCGCAAACATCGATAACGAAGAGATTGGACGCACCACGGACCCGGTCCGTATGTACATGCGTGAAATGGGGACAGTAGACCTCTTAACGCGTGAAGAAGAGAAAGCGATTGCCATCCGAATCGAAGACGGTCTGCGTGAAGCGTTAAGCTCGTTAGCCCTCTATTTGCCAGCGTCTTATCACTTAATTAATACCTATGAAGAGACCGTTAAAAACGAAGGTCGCTTAACCGATATTGCTACCGGATTTATCGATCCTAGCTTCTTTTTAGAAGATGAGGAAAAAGATGATGAAGAGGTGGAAGTGGTCGATAATGGCGATGGCCCCGATCCAGAACTTTTTGCAGAAAAAGTCAAAGAACTTAAAAAGACCGTTGACAAAATCGCCAAATTAAAAGGCAATGAAGATAAGTTAAAAGAGATCGGTGCGTTACGCGGTGAACTTCGTGATCAATTCCTAGAATTTCAGCTTTCCCCAAAAATTCAAGAAGAGATGTATGCACTGCTTCATGATTGTATTGAGCGCATTCGCCCGAAAGAGCGTCGCATCATGCATATCTGTGTGAATCTTGCAAAGATGCCACGTCGCGAATTCTTAAAAGTATTCCCGCGTCATGAAGCCGATAAGGCTGTGTTTGAAGAGGATCTTTTCAAACGCAAAGCGAAATATGTTGAGGGGTTATTAGAGCATAAAGATCGTATTTACGACTATCAAGAGCGCTTAAAACAGATCGAAGAAGAGACTGATCTCACCATCTATGAGATTAAAGAGATCAACCGTCAAATCTCGATCGGTGAAGCGAAAGCACGCCGTGCAAAACGTGAAATGATCGAAGCCAACTTACGTCTTGTGATTTCGATTGCGAAAAAATATACCAATCGTGGCCTACAATTCTTAGACCTAATCCAAGAAGGAAACATTGGTCTGATGAAAGCGGTGGATAAATTTGAATATCGCCGTGGTTATAAATTCTCAACCTACGCAACCTGGTGGATTCGTCAAGCGATTACCCGCTCGATTGCGGACCAAGCGCGTACGATCCGTATTCCGGTTCACATGATCGAAACGATCAATAAACTGAATCGTATTTCACGTCAGTTACTTCAAGAACTCGGCCGTGATCCAACGCCAGAAGAGATCGCAAAAGAGATGGGTGAACCTGAAGATCGCGTTCGTAAAGTACTTAAAATTGCTCGCGAACCGGTGTCAATGGAAACCCCTGTCGGCGATGATGAAGACTCAAGCTTAGGCGACTTTATTGAAGACGTTTACGCGGTTTCGCCAATTGATTCTGCAACGGATGAGGGCTTAAATGCGGCAACGCGTGATGTGCTTTCAACCTTAACGGCTCGTGAAGCGAAAGTCTTAAGAATGCGTTTTGGTATTGATATGAATACAGACCATACTCTTGAAGAGGTTGGTAAACAGTTTGACGTAACCCGTGAGCGGATTCGTCAGATTGAAGCGAAAGCATTACGCAAACTTCGTCATCCAAACCGTTCTGAGAGTTTAAGAAGCTTCCTTGAAACGGATTAA
- the pepD gene encoding beta-Ala-His dipeptidase, translated as MFGQPATHLLWHHFKKMNDIPRASKKEAAIRAYYREYAKTHGLGFEEDAIGNVLITKPATKGYENAPKIVIQGHMDMVCQKRPTSAHNFDTDPIELIEEDGWIRANDTTLGADNGIGVSAGMAILEDESAVHGPMQILITVDEEAGMGGVRNLELKGLDADYLLNLDSMKFGKCCVGCAGGVDILMNRELADYYRSDVQGLFYEVTISGLQGGHSGVEIHKGLGSANQLLAEFLTEFSHEYALRLVSFKGGELRNAITRDATAVIAVTANHKEAFLAAVEAWKASLKERFVKVDEGVTIEAHETAMSDTLDTEMTMTLLDFLTLLPHGPIRQSALLPVVETSCNIGVIELDKENGLHVGLLARSLNTNGLDVIKRRAKSLAYLADVVIEFDGEYPAWEPNLDSKPLQVLQETYRENFNDELQIQVIHAGLETGLIGEQYPHLQMVSFGPDIVGAHSPDEKVNIESVDKFYALLKALLANLK; from the coding sequence ATGTTTGGTCAGCCCGCTACGCATCTGTTGTGGCATCATTTTAAGAAAATGAACGATATTCCACGCGCATCGAAAAAGGAGGCGGCAATTCGCGCCTATTATCGAGAGTATGCAAAGACCCACGGACTTGGGTTTGAAGAAGACGCGATCGGCAATGTGCTTATTACAAAACCTGCCACAAAAGGCTATGAAAATGCCCCGAAAATTGTAATCCAAGGGCATATGGATATGGTCTGTCAAAAACGCCCAACGAGTGCGCATAATTTTGATACCGACCCCATCGAACTCATTGAAGAGGATGGCTGGATTCGTGCAAACGATACCACTCTCGGCGCGGATAACGGGATTGGCGTTTCTGCGGGAATGGCGATTTTAGAAGATGAGAGCGCGGTTCACGGGCCGATGCAGATTCTAATCACCGTTGACGAAGAAGCGGGCATGGGCGGAGTGCGCAATCTTGAACTGAAAGGATTGGATGCGGATTATCTCCTAAACCTCGATAGCATGAAGTTTGGCAAATGTTGCGTTGGCTGTGCGGGCGGGGTGGATATCCTGATGAATCGCGAGCTTGCTGATTATTACCGCAGCGATGTGCAAGGGCTTTTCTATGAAGTGACGATTTCTGGACTACAAGGCGGACACTCAGGCGTTGAGATCCATAAAGGACTCGGGAGCGCGAATCAGCTTCTAGCGGAATTTTTAACGGAGTTTTCACACGAATACGCGCTTCGTTTAGTCTCCTTTAAGGGCGGCGAGCTACGTAATGCCATTACCCGCGACGCAACAGCTGTGATCGCAGTTACCGCCAATCATAAAGAAGCTTTTTTAGCCGCAGTTGAGGCGTGGAAAGCGAGTCTTAAAGAGCGTTTTGTCAAAGTGGATGAGGGCGTAACAATTGAAGCGCATGAAACCGCGATGAGCGATACGCTCGACACAGAGATGACGATGACGCTTCTCGACTTTTTAACGCTTCTCCCCCACGGCCCGATTCGTCAATCGGCGCTTTTGCCAGTGGTGGAAACGAGCTGTAATATCGGGGTGATTGAGCTTGATAAAGAAAATGGCCTGCACGTTGGCCTTCTTGCGCGTTCGCTTAATACTAACGGTTTAGATGTGATTAAACGCCGTGCGAAAAGCCTTGCTTATCTAGCCGATGTTGTGATCGAGTTTGATGGGGAATATCCGGCTTGGGAACCCAATTTAGATTCAAAACCGCTACAGGTATTACAAGAGACTTATCGCGAGAATTTTAATGACGAGCTGCAAATTCAAGTGATTCACGCGGGGCTTGAAACCGGTCTGATCGGGGAGCAATATCCTCATCTACAGATGGTGAGCTTTGGCCCGGATATCGTCGGTGCGCATAGCCCGGATGAAAAGGTCAATATTGAGAGCGTTGATAAATTTTATGCGCTGCTAAAAGCCTTGCTTGCGAATCTTAAATAA
- the modA gene encoding molybdate ABC transporter substrate-binding protein has translation MLKLFKHATLFVAATLLAFAQAEDITIFAAASLQNAVDEVNEVFIKQHPDVTILPAYDSSSNLARQINEGAPAQIFISANQNWMDYLQDNKKIDLESRANIVKNELALITNADNPAFEVTYESKEFWKELLKDTRLAVGDPDHVPVGMYAKASFEKLGVWDVVAPKIAAAQNVRAALLLVERNEANVGIVYSSDASISEKVQTVSTFPANLHDPIEYPIAMIGEQNSDMVKTYYAFLLSDDAKAIFKKYGFATP, from the coding sequence ATGTTAAAACTATTTAAACACGCAACGCTCTTTGTCGCTGCAACCCTCTTAGCATTTGCTCAAGCAGAAGATATTACGATTTTTGCCGCAGCATCGCTTCAAAACGCCGTTGACGAAGTGAATGAAGTATTTATCAAGCAACATCCTGATGTCACTATTTTGCCTGCCTACGACTCATCATCTAACCTTGCTCGCCAAATCAATGAAGGCGCGCCAGCACAAATCTTCATCTCAGCGAACCAAAACTGGATGGATTACCTCCAAGACAACAAAAAAATCGACCTTGAGAGCCGTGCAAACATCGTGAAAAACGAACTTGCTCTCATCACCAATGCCGATAATCCTGCATTCGAAGTGACCTATGAATCAAAAGAGTTCTGGAAAGAGCTGCTTAAAGATACCCGCTTAGCGGTAGGTGACCCAGATCACGTACCGGTGGGTATGTACGCAAAAGCGAGCTTTGAAAAATTAGGCGTTTGGGACGTCGTTGCACCGAAAATAGCGGCAGCACAAAACGTTCGCGCAGCCCTTTTACTTGTTGAGCGCAATGAAGCGAACGTCGGAATCGTTTATTCATCAGACGCAAGCATCAGCGAAAAAGTACAAACGGTTTCAACCTTCCCTGCAAACCTTCACGATCCTATCGAATATCCCATTGCGATGATTGGCGAGCAAAACAGCGACATGGTAAAAACCTACTACGCATTCCTCTTAAGTGATGATGCAAAAGCAATCTTCAAAAAATACGGTTTCGCGACTCCCTAG
- a CDS encoding GatB/YqeY domain-containing protein, which yields MNLKDQLKDDMKTAMREKNRAKVTAIRSVLAEIQSMEIDKHGELSEDDFITILNRMVAQRRESIDQFKKADRQDLVDVEEAELGFLAPYLPEQLSDEEVLAIIDEVLAETGASEMKDMGKVMTALRPKLHGKADMGEANKIVRSRLG from the coding sequence ATGAACTTAAAAGATCAATTAAAAGACGATATGAAGACCGCGATGCGTGAGAAAAATCGTGCCAAGGTCACCGCGATTCGCTCAGTTCTAGCTGAAATTCAATCGATGGAAATTGATAAACATGGCGAGCTCTCTGAGGACGATTTCATCACGATTTTAAATCGTATGGTAGCGCAGCGCCGTGAGTCGATTGATCAATTTAAAAAGGCCGATCGTCAAGATCTTGTGGACGTTGAAGAGGCCGAGCTTGGCTTTTTAGCACCCTATCTTCCTGAGCAATTAAGTGATGAGGAAGTGCTTGCCATTATTGACGAAGTATTGGCGGAAACCGGCGCGTCTGAAATGAAGGATATGGGAAAAGTAATGACTGCACTTCGTCCTAAACTTCACGGAAAAGCCGATATGGGTGAAGCGAATAAAATCGTGCGCAGCCGTCTTGGTTAA
- a CDS encoding sigma-70 family RNA polymerase sigma factor, with product MKKSYSNHSVNVRKISLKGDVSEEKILSEENEFEEILSTTKNPYENRENILSTYFAEIGEYDLLTPEEELEMTIRAKKGEQVAIDTMIESNLRLVINVARNYEGRGLDFLDLISEGNFGLIHAIGKFEPEKGYRFSTYAVWWIRHYIERAIMNTGRTIRLPIHINKEINSQLKTKHELSAKLNREATLEEVAEALNKSEEDVVNLMKVNESTLSLDAEITDDSGSFHDFLESDRSVEQSLNQMAEVNLYGALSEGLSQLEEIARSVIEMRFGIHGYDKHTLDQTAEALGISRDKVRKIQINALKRLKVILRDEEDIYDELIA from the coding sequence ATGAAAAAATCATACTCAAATCACAGTGTTAATGTTCGTAAAATTAGCCTTAAAGGGGACGTTTCGGAAGAAAAGATCCTCTCTGAGGAGAATGAGTTTGAAGAAATTTTATCGACAACTAAAAACCCTTACGAGAATCGAGAAAATATCTTATCGACTTATTTTGCGGAGATTGGCGAATACGATCTTCTAACCCCTGAAGAGGAGTTAGAGATGACCATCCGCGCGAAAAAAGGGGAACAAGTTGCGATCGACACAATGATTGAGAGCAATCTTCGCCTGGTGATTAACGTGGCGCGTAACTATGAAGGACGCGGTCTTGATTTCCTTGATCTGATTTCAGAGGGGAATTTTGGGTTAATCCATGCGATCGGAAAATTTGAACCTGAAAAAGGGTATCGCTTTTCGACCTATGCCGTGTGGTGGATTCGTCACTACATTGAGCGTGCGATTATGAATACTGGCCGTACCATTCGTCTGCCGATTCATATTAATAAAGAGATCAACTCTCAACTTAAAACCAAGCATGAATTAAGCGCCAAACTCAATCGTGAGGCAACCCTTGAAGAGGTGGCCGAGGCGCTCAATAAATCGGAAGAAGATGTAGTTAACCTGATGAAAGTCAATGAATCTACGCTTTCTTTGGATGCGGAAATTACCGATGATAGCGGTTCGTTCCACGACTTTTTGGAATCGGATCGAAGCGTTGAACAGTCGCTCAATCAGATGGCTGAGGTGAATTTATACGGTGCTCTCTCTGAAGGGCTCTCGCAGCTTGAAGAGATTGCGCGTAGCGTCATTGAGATGCGTTTTGGTATTCACGGCTATGACAAGCACACGCTCGATCAAACCGCCGAAGCGCTGGGAATCTCCCGGGACAAAGTCCGTAAGATCCAGATCAACGCCCTTAAACGACTCAAAGTGATTCTGCGTGATGAAGAGGATATCTACGACGAGCTCATTGCGTAA
- the modA gene encoding molybdate ABC transporter substrate-binding protein: protein MLTTLKRTLLFCAALVILFQSAQSEEIILFSAATLQNAIDEINVSFENAHPGTKIVASYNSASNLSRQIVEGAPAHLFISANERWMNYLAENDEIDPESRAYIVKNELAVITHKDNPDIEIDFNSKSFWEDALKNTRLAIGDPDHVPGGMYVKESFTNLGIWDVVERKVAASPTIRAALVLVERKESDLGIVYLSDVVISDKVKILAKMPEGVHAPIDFPIALVGKNPSEMAKTYYHYLLSDESKAVFKKHGFSTP from the coding sequence ATGCTGACCACTCTTAAACGCACACTCCTTTTTTGCGCCGCCCTTGTTATCCTTTTCCAAAGCGCACAATCGGAAGAGATCATTCTCTTCTCGGCCGCGACCTTACAAAATGCGATCGATGAGATTAATGTCTCCTTTGAAAATGCCCATCCGGGAACAAAAATTGTGGCCTCCTATAATTCCGCCTCAAACCTTTCTCGCCAAATTGTCGAAGGGGCACCCGCGCACCTTTTTATCTCCGCAAATGAACGCTGGATGAATTATTTAGCTGAAAATGATGAGATCGATCCTGAGAGCCGCGCCTATATCGTTAAAAATGAGCTCGCGGTGATTACCCATAAAGATAATCCTGATATTGAGATCGATTTTAATTCCAAATCATTCTGGGAAGATGCGCTTAAAAATACGCGCCTTGCCATTGGTGACCCCGATCACGTTCCGGGCGGCATGTATGTTAAAGAGAGTTTTACCAATTTAGGCATTTGGGATGTGGTGGAACGTAAAGTCGCGGCATCGCCCACCATTCGCGCGGCACTCGTGCTTGTTGAGCGTAAAGAATCAGATCTTGGCATTGTCTATCTCTCCGATGTAGTGATTAGCGATAAAGTAAAAATTCTCGCGAAAATGCCCGAAGGCGTGCACGCGCCGATCGATTTCCCCATTGCACTTGTGGGTAAAAATCCCTCCGAGATGGCGAAAACCTATTATCATTACCTCCTCAGTGATGAATCGAAAGCGG
- a CDS encoding aminotransferase class I/II-fold pyridoxal phosphate-dependent enzyme, with translation MTTPFNFDELHNRRNNNSEKWTRYAEEVTPLWIADMDFTAPPAVIEGLTRISQNGIYGYGKARPDRVIDAITYRMKQLYNWQIKPESIVLLPGLVVGFNIAGNMIRRRNASANYIAMTPVYPPFLQMAENHDIECKRLPLACEVNDDRVMEYSLDIDGLVIMPDDNTELLMLCQPHNPVGHIFTGEECHAIERVAVKNDLVVVSDEIHAELTLEGQRHYPYALTSDASREHTITLFAPSKTFNVAGLSGGFAIIENEALRNEYLKAMQGMVPNPNIYGMKGMELAFDYGDEWLVEVRKYLKANRDYIVEELKNMPGVRYTIPESTFLMWLDFSDTKLKDNAYEILLEHNVALSDGRPFGASGSCVRLNFAAPKVRLVRAINSLKEIFNL, from the coding sequence ATGACGACCCCATTTAATTTTGATGAACTGCACAATCGCCGTAATAACAACTCAGAAAAGTGGACCCGTTACGCGGAAGAGGTGACGCCTCTTTGGATTGCGGATATGGATTTTACTGCGCCACCGGCGGTGATTGAGGGATTGACGCGGATTTCTCAAAATGGGATCTACGGCTACGGTAAGGCGCGTCCGGATCGGGTGATCGATGCGATTACCTACCGCATGAAACAGCTCTACAACTGGCAAATTAAACCGGAATCGATCGTGTTATTGCCAGGCCTTGTGGTGGGTTTTAATATCGCCGGAAATATGATCCGTCGCCGGAATGCTTCTGCAAATTACATTGCCATGACGCCGGTCTATCCTCCTTTTTTACAGATGGCGGAAAATCACGATATCGAGTGTAAGCGTCTCCCGCTTGCGTGCGAGGTAAATGACGATCGGGTGATGGAATATAGCCTTGATATCGATGGACTGGTGATTATGCCCGATGACAATACCGAGCTTTTAATGCTGTGCCAGCCGCACAATCCGGTGGGCCATATCTTTACCGGTGAAGAGTGTCATGCGATCGAGCGTGTGGCCGTTAAAAATGATCTTGTGGTGGTTTCCGATGAGATTCACGCCGAGCTCACGTTAGAGGGGCAGCGTCACTATCCTTATGCGCTGACAAGCGATGCCTCGCGCGAGCATACCATTACCCTTTTTGCACCAAGTAAAACCTTTAACGTTGCTGGTCTTTCGGGCGGATTTGCCATTATTGAAAATGAAGCGCTTCGCAATGAATACCTAAAAGCGATGCAGGGCATGGTGCCAAATCCCAATATTTACGGCATGAAAGGGATGGAATTGGCCTTTGATTATGGTGATGAGTGGCTCGTTGAGGTGCGCAAATATCTCAAAGCGAATCGCGATTACATAGTAGAAGAACTGAAAAATATGCCGGGGGTGCGTTACACGATCCCAGAATCGACGTTTTTAATGTGGCTTGATTTTTCCGATACAAAATTGAAAGATAACGCTTATGAGATTTTACTCGAACATAACGTCGCCTTGAGCGATGGTCGACCATTTGGTGCAAGCGGTAGTTGCGTTCGATTAAATTTCGCGGCGCCAAAGGTCCGATTAGTCCGTGCAATCAATAGTTTAAAAGAGATTTTTAACCTCTAG